Part of the Bifidobacterium sp. ESL0775 genome is shown below.
TATGAAAAAACATGCGGTTTTTTTGAACTCGCCCTTTCACCAAACCCGCGAGATTCTTACAATAAAAACGGCAATATTCACTCAACAATGGAGTATCAATGCTGACCAATGACTATGTCAAGCGCGTCTATGCGCAGGTTGAAAAGCGCGACGGCGACCAGCCGGAGTTCCTGCAGGCCGTCCGCGAGGTCTTCGAGACGTTGGAGCCGGTTGTGGAGAAACACCCGGAGTACGAGAAGAACGGCATCCTCGAGCGCTTGGTCGAGCCTGAGCGCGCCATCAAGTTCCGCGTCGCCTGGGTCGACGACGAGGGCAAGGTGCAGGTCAACCGTGGCTACCGCATCCAGTTCAACTCCGCCATCGGACCCTACAAGGGCGGCCTTCGCCTGCATCCGACCGTCACTGAATCCGTCATCAAGTTCCTCGGCTTCGAACAGGTCCTCAAGAACTCGCTGACCGGCCTGCCCATGGGCGGCGCGAAGGGCGGCTCCGACTTTGACCCGCGCGGGCGTTCGGACGGCGAGGTCATGCGCTTCTGCCAAGCCTTCATGACCGAGCTGCAGCGCCACATCGGCCAGTTCACCGACGTCCCCGCCGGCGACATCAACGTGGGCGCGCGAGAGATCGGCTACATGTTCGGCCAGTACAAGCGCATCCGCAACGAGTATTCCGGTGTGTTGACCGGCAAGGGCCTTGAGTTCGGCGGCTCGCTCGCCCGCACCGAGGCCACGGGCTACGGCCTTTGCTACTACACGCAGGCCGCGCTGCGCACCTTGAAGAACGATTCCTTCGAAGGCAAGACCGTCGTCATCTCCGGTTCCGGCAACGTCGCCATCTTCGCCATCGAGAAGGCGCAGGAACTCGGCGCGAAGGTCGTCACCTGCTCCGATTCCAACGGCTATGTCTACGATCCCGACGGCATCAAGCTCGACGTGGTCAAGGACATCAAGCTCGGCCACCGCGGCCGTATCAAGGAATACGCCGATCGCGTGCCAGGTGCCGAATACCACGAAGGCAGCAAGGGCGTCTGGACGGTTCCGTGCGACATCGCACTGCCCTGCGCCACCCAGAACGAGGTCGACGGCGAATCCGCGGCCGCGCTGGTTAGTAACGGCTGCAAGGTCGTGTGCGAAGGCGCGAACATGCCGTCTACGCCTGAGGCGATTTCGACCTATCAGAAGGCCGGCCTGCTCTACGGACCCGCCAAGGCCTCCAACGCCGGCGGCGTCGCTGTCTCCGGCCTTGAGATGAGCCAGAACTCGTATCGTCTTTCCTGGACGTTCGACGAGGTCGACGCCAAGCTCAAGGACATCATGGAGAACATCGTCGCCAACTCCCTGGCCGCCGCCAAGGAATACGGCCACGAAGGCGACCTGATGCTCGGCGCCAACGCCGCCGGCTTCGTCAAGGTAGCCAACGCCATGGTCGCCCAGGGCGTCTGCTGAATTTCCTATTCGTCTGGTTACTTTAAAAGTAGGCCGCTGATATTTACTCAGCGGCCTACTTTTCGTTTAAGTTCAAATTTAAGTAATACATACTAGGCAACTACTCGGAAACTACTCGGAAACTGTAGATTTACCAAGCCTGTCATTCAAGGAATAATACTGAGAAGGATCCTTCGGACTCGAACCATGCCATTGCAGAACATTTTTATCTCTCAGACCCTTCAAAACTTTTCGGACTGTTCTGGAACTACGATTAATGCGTTCAGTTAATTTCTTTACCGTTACTTGTCCCTCAGCATAAGCTAACTGGACTGCAGCCATCTCATATACGGACAAAGCATGAAGCACTTCTGGACTAATTTGTCGTTCGAGGGAATCATTGTTGCGCAACACGCGAGAAGTAATGCTATTCTCCAAAGTCAGCTGAACTTTCGCATGCTCAGGTTCTGAATAAACCGGATCGTTCAAAAATGCACTTTGCATCTCGGTATAAATACGCTGGACACCCTCATTAAGTTCTCGAGCCCAACCAAATTCTACTAAAGCACGGGCGATGCGCGGATTACGGGCATAACGCGTAGTACGCATATTGTCAAGAGTGACAATGTTAGGCAACGGACCAGGACTCAATACTTCCAACCTGTCGTCATACATAGAGATACGGATATAATCACCTTGGAATGCGTAATCACGGTGGATAACAGCATTAACCAGACCTTCAAACCATGCGAATTCAGGATATTCGGGAATGGTTCCAAAACGACCATCTTCACCCAGATATTGGAACTCCCTGAGCATACTTGATATCAACGCGGATGCATTTTTGATCGTTTTTGGTATAGGACTATCAAATGATTGATCTTTCAAAATGTTGATTTGCCGACCTGTCCTCATATGATTACCTTCAAATCGAAGGACACGCACTCTCGCTTGAGGAAGGAATTGCGTCGGATCCTTTGCAAATAAAAGCACTCCAGCATTGGTAAGATGATCCCCTATCAAGAATTTACGGCTTCGAAGTACTTGCTCATCCGAGAGATCACTGCCGTGAATTTTCTGTTTATAATCATCAAGCACTTCATGATCAATATCTTCAATATTTGACCATTGAACTACTTCATCTTCAAAGATGCGCTGATTCTTATCGTATTCCAAACGCATAATCTGGCTATGAGCCAGCGCAACACTTTTATCGCCGACACGTAAATAAACATTCTTGTCATCTTTACGATGAATCACACAATCATTTGAAGCAGCAACATCCAGCAATAATACTTCATCATCTTCACCGTTATCATTAACCACGGGAATATGACGCGTTGAAACGATTGGTGCTGGTTCACACTGAAAGATATAACAGCGTTGGAGTTCTTCAATATCCTGAGAACCATCAAATTTGAAACCACTTACCTTACCGTCATCTTCAATTCCTACAGCAATAGTTCCACCAGAAGCATTGGCAAAAGCACAAATATGCCGTGCAAGATCTTTAAGATGAATACGCGCACTCTTCCGATCAAAATACTGCCCCTCTGGTAAGGAAATTAATTGATTGATATCAGAAGAAACAATCATTTGTTTCTTATCACCATGTTTCACAATTGTCATCTCTTCCTCAATCGCTCCTGCTTTGCCAGCAACAATTAATACGATAATTGCCACAATTCTATACGATTGCTAGATGCACGATTTTGACATTAAAATAATTATTAATCTTCATTTTACTAGGAAATTACTCGGCAATTACTCGGCAACTTTCTTCACCGTCATCTTCTTCTAACAGACTATTCCAAGTAACATCCAAAACCATCAACTCTGAAAATATGTGATAAATAAATATTTGGTATCGGCCTGAAATCGCGGTTATTACACAAATACATGTTCACAAATCCAGTCATCCCAATCAGGGCAAACTGTAATACATACTAGGAAATTACTCGGCAATTACTCGGCAATCCAAAGTACATCTATTCTTAAACGCCTCGAACTTGTACATTTCAATCATCACAATGTGCCGAACATCAAAAAAAGTTTTCAAAAACTATACTTTCATCAACCAAGACAAGCTAATCCGCCCCTAACGCATGCCCAAATTCGACCGAACTATAATCATCTTGTGCGAATTCAACATTGTGGAAAAACACACTTTGCGCCCTGTTGGTTCTTTATAGCCGAATTTTTTTTGTATTTTCGGATTGATTTTGCAAACTTTTCGCACAAACCTCGGAATTCTAACGATTTCCTTTTTACAATATAAATGTATAGTATTACAAAATAGTGTTTCAATTCCGATACCAAGCCGTGACTTAGGATTCTGTAGCACCACGTATTTCGGTAATCATCGTGATGACCTGTTGCTGCTCGTCCTCAAGGCTGGAATGCAGGTGGGTTGTTGCTGTAATAGCCGCCGGCATCATTATCGTAGCCACCAGCAACGTTGCCCCCGTAACCGTTACTATCACGACGATCATCACCACCGACTTTGTTTCGTCCATCATCTCGATAATCATCACCGTCGTGATAGTAGCCGGAGTCCCAATCGCGGCCGGGGATGAGGTCGTAGGGCATTTGGTGGGCGACGAGCCAGAAGACCACCAGCGCGATCAGGACGATCACGCCAAGCTGGCGGGTGGGGGCCGCGAAAAGCATCGTGGCAAGCACCAGCACCAGCAGACGCACCACGTAGAACAGCGCGCGGGCGAGGCCGTGGCGCTCTTTGGTCTCGCAGCTCATGTGCGTGAACCGGCCGCCGAGCGTCTGGCCGCGGTGCGTCACGGGGATGAGCACCTCGAAGACGACGAACGAAAACAGGGTGAAGAACTGGGCCAGGCCGTCCGATACGCCGGTGCCGAAGGCGTGGCCAAGGAAGAGGTACGTGCCGTTGGAAAGGTACCTGGAGGATTTCTGGAAGAGGTAGATCGAGCCCAGCGTCAGCGAGATGTCGACGATGGCGATGAACACCAAATCGATCATCAGCGCGACGGCACGATGCAACAGCCCCGGCTTTTCGATGACCTCGCGCTTGTCCTCGATTTCGCGCACCGGCACCAGCGCCCCGTAGATCCACGCGATGAAACAGCCGATGATCGCGCCCAGCGTGTTCGTGAGCAGGTCATCGACGTCGAACTGGCGGTAGGCACAGGGATAGATGCCCCAGACGCCCGTGAGCTGCGAGGTCTCGATGAACAGGGACACCAGGAACCCGGCGGGGACCACGGCGTAGAACTTCCAGCGGGCCCAACGCGTGAGCGCGAAACCGAGCGGGATGAAGAAGACGACATTGAGCAAAAGCTGCAGCGCCGCGGCCTTGCCACCCGTCGCCAGATCGCTTGCGAATTGCATTACATTGAGCTGCGGGTGATGCGCGTGCGTCAGGCAGTATTTCGCCGGGTCGTCGGGCATCGGGTAAAGCGTGAACGTGACGAGGCCAAGCGCATAGAGCACACACAGATAGGCCGTGAGCACCGCCGTGGAACGCAGGCGATGGTAGCGGTGGTACATCATCGCGAGAATCGGCAGGGTCAGCAAGGCCGAAAGGAACGGCCAGATCGCCATCGCGAGGATGAACGAGGTGCTGAAATTCCTGATGTAGGCGATCACAACGGCCACTCTAGCGGACGAGGCTTACGAAACACTGCGAGCCGGCCGCAACAGCAGTCTTGAATACAAAGCACGCGTTTATTACGAAACGCTGCAATTCGCTTCGGCGTCAGCTCTGGATACAAAGCAAACAAGGCTTATGAAACACTTCGAATTCCCTTGGCATCAGTCCTGAATACAAAGTGGACGAGGCTTACGAAACGCTGCAATTCGCTTCGAAATCAGCTCTGGATACAAAGCAAACAAGGCTTATGAAACACTTCGGCATCGGCCTTGAATGCAAAATGCCCGCAACCATGGAAGCCGCGAGCATTGTATAGCGAATGTATTTGATATCAGTCGTCGCCGAGCGTGACGTGCACGCCTCCGACCAGCTGGCTAACAACGTTGTATAGCGCGGCGATGATGACCGCGAACAGCGTGGCCACCACGACCTCGACGATGGACAGGATGGTGACGGCGCTCAGCACCGTGCCCAGCGAGAAGATGCTGGCCAGGTTGAAGCCGCCGGTGTCAAGGCCGGTCGAGGAGACGATCTGCGTGACCTGGTCGAAAACGCCGACCACGTTGAGCAGGGCCCAGATCAGTGCGACCGCGACGATCTGGATGATGCCGCCAGCCACGGAAAGCAGGAACGTCACCTTGGCCACGGACCAGGCATCGAGACGGGTGAGCGAAAGGCTCATGCGGCGCGCACGCGGGGTGCGCGGATGCGGACGTTTGACGGCGCCGCCATCGCCGTTGCCCAACGGCCAAGACGAGGACTTCGCGGGGGCCGCGGCGCTCTGACTTTCCCCGAAAACGGAACGCGCGACACGGGGGGAGCGGTCGGATTGCGCCGCATCGCCGCCACTGTTTTTGGCCTGGCGCGGCTCGTTGTCATCAACGTTTTCGTTCATCGTTTCTCCTTGACCCGCCGCGTGGATGTTGGCGTTACTGCCGTTTTCGCGCGATATAACCTGCTATGAGGCTACCAGTCTTCGGGGACGAGCAAGACGCGGTTTCCGAGGCCATTGATGTCTTTTTGCACACTTGCTCTAGGACACTGGGGCTTTCAGAAATTTACGCCTTGTCCGCGTCATCGCTTCCGTTGTCGTCGCCCTCATCCTCGTCGTCATCCGTATCGGTGTTGCGTGCGATGGAGAGGATCTCGTCGCCCTTGTCAGGCTTGGCGAGCGTCACACCTTGTGTATTACGACCGGTGCGCTTGACCTCATTGACGTCGGAGCGGATGACCTTGCCGGACTTCATGATGGCGAGGATCTGGTCGGAGTCGGCCACGATGACCGCACCCACCAGTTCGCCACGGTCCTCGTTCATCTGCAGCGCCTTGACGCCGAAGCCGTTGCGGCCTTGGAGGCGGTACTGGCTGATGGAGGTGCGCTTGGCGAAGCCCTCGTTGGTGACCACGAGAAGGCTCAGCTCGTCTTCCATGTCGGCGCGGACCACGTCCATCGCCAGGAGCTCGTCGCCGTCGCGGAACTTCATGCCCTGCACACCGGCGGTCTGGCGACCCATCGGGCGCAGCTGCTCGTCGTCGGCCTTGAATTTGAGGCTCATGCCGTGCTTGGAGACGAGGATGATGTCGTCGTCCGCGTTGCACAGCGTCGCACCGATCAGCTCATCGGCCGGCTCGCCGGTCTCCGGGTCCTCCATCAGGCGCACGGCGATGAGGCCGCCCTGACGGGTGGAATCGTATTGCGCCAGCGGGGTCTTCTTGACCTTGCCGGAACGGGTCGCGAGCACAAGATACTTGGCAACTTCGTAATCGGGGATGGAAAGCACGGCCTGGATGGTCTCGTCGGGGGAGAGCTGGAGCAGGTTGGCCACGTGCTGACCCTTGGAATCGCGGGAGCCTTCCGGCAGCTCGTAAGCCTTCAAGCGGAAGACGCGGCCGCGGTTGGTGAAGAAGAGAATCCAGTTATGCGTCGAGGTGAGGAAGAAGTGGTCGACCACGTCGTCCTGACGCAGCTTGGCGCCCTTGATGCCCTTGCCGCCGCGGTGCTGGGCGCGGTATTCGTCGGCCTTGGTGCGCTTGACGAAACCGGAGTGCGTCACGGTGACGACCACGTTTTCGTCGGCGATGAGGTCTTCGTCGCTCATCTCGCCGGAGAACGGCAGGATCTTGGTGCGGCGGTCGTCGCCGTACTTGGCCACGATCTCGTCAAGTTCGTCGCCCACGATCTTGCGTTCGCGTTCGGGGCTGGCGAGGATATCGTTGTAATCGGCGATTTTCTTCATCAGCTCGTTGTGCTCGTCGACGATCTTCTGGCGTTCCAGAGCGGCGAGACGGCGCAGCTGCATGGCCAAAATCGCGTCGGCCTGTACATCGTCCACACCAAGCAGATCTTCAAGGCCGGTGCGTGCGGTTTCGACGTCCTTGGAGGCGCGGATCAGGGCGATGACTTCCTCGATCATATCGAGGGCCTTCAGGTAGCCCTGCAAAATATGGTCGCGGTCTTCGGCCTCGCGCTTCAAGTAGCGGGTACGACGGTCGATGACTTCGAGCTGGTGGTTGACCCAGTGGCTCACGAAGGCATCGAGCGAAAGGGTGCGCGGCACGTTGTCGACCAGCGCGAGCATGTTCGCGCCGAACGTCTCTTGCAGCTGGGTGTGCTTGTAGAGATTGTTCAGCACGACCTTCGGCACGGCGTCGCGCTTCAAGATGAGCACGAGACGTTGGCCGGTGCGGCCTGAGGTCTCATCGCGCATGTCGGCGATGCCCTGGATCTTGCCGTCGCGCACGGCGTCGCGGATCGAGGCGGCGAGACGGTCGGGGTTGACCTGATACGGCAGCTCGGTGACCACGAGGCACATGCGGCCCTTGATCTCCTCGGTGTTGACCACGGCGCGCATGGTGATGAGGCCACGGCCGGTGCGATAGGCCTTCTCGATGCCCTTGTGGCCGAGAATCGTGGCACCAGTGGGGAAGTCCGGCCCCTTGATGCGCTGAATCAGCGCTTCAAGCAGCTCTTCCTTGGTGGCGTCCGGGTGATCAAGCGCCCAGTGCACGCCGTCGGCGACCTCGCGCATGTTGTGCGGCGGGATGTTGGTGGCCATGCCCACGGCGATGCCGGAGGAGCCGTTGACCAGAAGGTTTGGGAAGCGCGCAGGGAGCACGGTGGGCTCCTGCGTCTTGCCATCGTAGTTCGGCACGAAATCGACGGTGTCCTTGTCGATATCGCGCACCATCTCCATCGCGAGCGGCGCCATACGGCACTCGGTGTAACGCATGGCGGCTGCAGGATCGTCGCCGGGTGAGCCGAAATTGCCCTGTCCATCGACCAGCATGTAGCGCATCGACCACGACTGGGCCATACGCACCAACGTGTCGTAAATGGCGGAATCACCGTGTGGATGGTACTTGCCCATGACGTCGCCGACGACGCGGGAGCACTTGTTGTAGCCGCGGTCGGGGCGATAGCCGCCGTCATACATCGCGTAGATCACACGGCGGTGCACCGGCTTCATGCCGTCACGCACGTCGGGGAGCGCACGCTCGACGATCACGGAAAGGGAGTAAGCGAGGTAGGAATCGCGCATCTCCTTGCCCACGTCGATCTTCTGGATGCGTTCGCCCTTCATCAGGCCGTAATCGGTGTCGTCGGCCTCCTGCGGGCTCAATGGTTCGAGTGCGCCACCGGGGATGTACTCGTCATCGCCGTCATTGTTATTGTTGTTTTCGTCTGCCACTGTAAATCCTTATGTCTTTAAAAATCACTCAGTTAGATTGCTATTCATTGATTTCGAATAACATCAGACGTTACGCGTCGATACTGCGCCGTCTGTTCATCTCCTAGGCGTCGATGAACTTCGCACTCGGGGCATTGCGCTGGATGAACTCGCGGCGCGGTTCGACCTCGTCACCCATCAGCATGGAGAAGGTCTCGTCGGCCTGTGCCGCGTCATCGATCGTCACCTGCTTCAAAATGCGGTGCTCGGGATCCATGGTGGTGCCCCACAGCTCCTGGTAGCTCATCTCGCCCAGGCCCTTGTAGCGCTGGATGCCCTCGCCCTTCGGCAACTGGCGTCCGGACTCCTTGCCCTCTTTCAAGACACGGTCACGCTCGGCGTCGGTGTAGACGAAGCTGTGTGGACCCTTGGTCCACTTGATGCGATACAGCGGCGGCATGGCGACGTAGACGTAGCCGGCGTAGATCATCGGCCGCATATAGCGGAAGAAGAGCGTCAGGTTGAGTGTCGCGATGTGCGCGCCGTCGACATCCGCATCGGCCATGATGATGACCTTGTGGTAGCGCACCTTGTTCAGGTCGAAGTCCTCGCCGTATCCGCCGCCGACGGCTGTAATCAAGGCCTCAATGGTGTCGGACTTCATGATGCGGTCGATGGAGGCACGCTCGGTGTTCAGGATCTTGCCACGAAGCGGCAGGATAGCCTGCGTGATCGGGTTGCGGCCCTGGATGGCGGAACCGCCTGCGGAATCGCCCTCGACGATGAACAGCTCGCATTCCTCGGGGTTGTTGGACTGGCAGTCCTTCAGCTTGTCGGGCATGCCGGCGGTCTCGAAGACGGACTTGCGGCGCGTGTTCTCGCGGGCCTTCTTGGCGGCGATACGCGCGTGCGAGGCTTCGAGCGCCTTCTGGATGATGTTCTTGGCATCGCTTGGGTGGGCGTCGAACCAGTCGCCGAGGCGGTCGGTCATCACGCGCTGCACGAAGGTCTTGGCTTCGGAATTGCCGAGCTTGGTCTTGGTCTGGCCTTCGAACTGCGGGTTGGTGAGCTTGACGGACACCACGGCGGTCAGGCCTTCACGCACGTCGTCGCCGGAGAGGTTGTCGTCCTTGTCTTTCAGCAGGTTCTTGTCGCGCGCGTAACGGTTGACCAAGCTGGTCAGCGCGGCGCGGAAGCCCTCTTCGTGGGTGCCGCCTTCGGTGGTGGAGATCGTGTTGGCGAAGGTGTGCACGGCCTCGGAATAGGCGGTGGTCCACTGCAACGCGATTTCCGCTGAAATGCCAAGGTTCAGATCCTCGGCCTCAAGGTCGATGACCTCGTCCTCGATCGGCGTGGCCTTACGGGACTTGACCAGGTAGGCGACGTAATCCTTGATGCCGTTCTGGTAGCAATAGGAGACGGTTTCCGGCTTCTCTTCGGTGGCATCGTCCTCGCCGGCGACCTCATCGCCCGCGACGTTGTGCTTGCGCTCGTCGGTCAACGTAATACGAAGACCCTTGTTGAGGAACGCCATCTGCTGGAAGCGCGAACGCAGGGTTTCGAAGTCGTATTCGGTGGTCTCGAAAATCTTGGGATCGGCCCAGAACGTCACGGACGTGCCGGTGGACTCGCCCTCGGCCAGCGGAGCACCCTGCTTCAGCGGGGCGGTGGCCTTCTGATCCTTGAAGCTTTGCGTCCAGTGATAGCCCTGGCGGCGCACCTCCACGTCGATTTCGGTGGAAAGCGCGTTGACCACGGAGATGCCGACGCCGTGCAGGCCGCCGGAGACCGCGTAACCGCCGCCGCCGAACTTGCCGCCCGCATGCAGCTTGGTCATCACCGTCTCGACGCCGGAGACGCCCTCGCCGGGCACTTCATCGACGGGGATGCCGCGGCCGTTGTCGACCACGCGCACACCGTTGTCTGGCAGGATGGTCACTTCGATATGCGTCGCATAACCCGCGAGCGCCTCATCGACGGAGTTGTCGACGATCTCGTAGACCAAGTGGTGCAAGCCGCGCGGGCCGGTGGAACCGATGTACATACCCGGACGGATACGCACGGCCTCAAGGCCTTCAAGCACCCTCAGATCGCTGGCGTCGTAATGATCGGGAGCGAGCGAATCATCAAGCTGGGCATCTTCGAGTTCGTCGGTTTCCGCTTCAATCTGCGCTTCGGTTTTGGGTTCGTTGCTGTCATCATTGGCGGTATCGGTGTTCTCATTATTCACTTCAGAGTCTGCCACAAGGTTCCTTCCTGCATTTTCCCTCGCACGAAAGGCTTCTTGCGCGGGCGATACACTCTAGAAAGCAAATAATGGGGCCTTCTAGAGGTTTAACCATATAGAGGCCATTTTACTCAGATAAGGGGACATTCAAGGTATTACCCCCCAAAGATGAAATTTTGATAAAACGGATGCCATTAAGCCGCGATATTAGACAAATATTCGCAAATGAACAATCGACAGTGTTCCTTGACCTTGGATACTCGGATTCATATCCATCCGAAGCTTGTCAGTACCGCATATAGCGGTTCGGATAGCGTCGACCACCGGCACCGCGCCTGAAATTGTGCGACTGCGGGCCGGTGACGCGAATGTCACGAATCTCAAGGCCCTTGAGCCGTTGGCGAATGGTTGCGGTGAGCTGGGGGATGAGGTAGGTCAACTGGGTGGCCCAGGCGTTGGATTCGGTGTTGATGGTGAGCACGCCGTCATTAAAACTGGTGACCACGGAATGGTTGGCGATGGCCGGTCCAACCACCTGGTCCCAGTGGTTACGCAACTGCGCAAGTTTAAGGTGAGGGGTCCAGTCGCCGTCGGTGGCGATGACGGACATGACCCCGCCGAGCCTGCCCGGGTCGCGCCCGGGCTTGCCGAAGTTGTTCCATGCGCTTTCCTCGCGCGCCTTCCAGTCCTTACGTGCGCCAGCGCGGGACGAGAGCCTGTTAAACACTTCAGCGGGCAGTTTCCGTTGGTCAAGATGCAGTTGTTCGGCGATCGGCGGCTTCATGATCGCGCTCCATCACTGTCATCATCCGAATCAACTGTGTTGTTCTTCCGAGCGGCTTGCAGTTGCGCCACCAGATTCGCGTTCTCGTCTTGTGCGCCGGCTTTGAGTTCGGCGACGTTAATGATGGTGGCGTCGCCACCTCGAGTCGCGTCCGAAGGAATATCGCCAGCGGCGGCCACGGTGATGAGCACTTGGTCCTGCTGCATCGCGAAATCGAGGATCTGTTTGCGCCTGGTCTCATCAAGCTGGGCGAAGACATCATCGAGGACGACGATGGGCTTGACCCCTTGCACCTCGGTGATTTCGTCGAATAGGGCCATCTTCAACGCGAGCGCCATGGTCCACATCTCGCCGTTCGAGGCGAATTCGCGGGCGGGCATCCCGTCAAGCGTCAACGTCACATCGTCGCGGTGCGGCCCAATGAGATTGCGCCCGCGCGCGATCTCCCCGTCATACAACCGTTGGTAATGCTTGCTGATCTCCGGTTCGGGCTGCTCGAAATCAAGCACTTCCTCGAACGATGGCGCGTATTGCAATCCCGCATGCTGCGGCTTGCCGGCCAGCTCATCGTAAATGCGCGAAAATGGCCCAGCCAACTGTTCGATCAATCCAGCCCGTGCGCGGGTCAGGGCGACGCCGACGGCGATGAACTGACCGGTCCATATCTCCAGCCCGTTGAGCGCGGCGTTCTTCGCGTCCACCGGTTCCCCGCGTTGCCCAAGCTGCTTCAACAGCGCGGCACGTTGCTTGGCGATTTTGTTGGCGTTGGAAAGGTTGGCGGCATATCCCGGAACCAACAGCGACCCGGCCTGGTCAAGAAACCCACGCCTCCCAGCCGGATCGCCCGCCACCAACCGCTGGTCATCCGGCGTGAATGAGACGCTCGGCACTTTACCGACAATATCCCGCATATACAGTGAACTGCCACCATTGATGCGCCCACGGTTGGCCCCCCGCGCCGCGATGGTCACTTCATAGGTTGTCCCTGTATCAGCACCTTCATTGACATTGGCGCGGATGGTGGCCCTGGCCTCGCCGCGCTCAATCAATGGCAACGAGCTGGAGACACGGTGGCTGGAGCCGGTGGAGAGCACTTCAATGGCCTCCACGATGTTGGTCTTGCCAAGTCCGTTCGCGCCTTTGAGGATGGTCACCCCAGGCGTGAAATCCACGACAAGGTGCGGCCATGAACGGAAATGGTCAAGCGCCAGCCGCGAGATGTACACGCGAACTCCTTACCTTGTATCCAATATCTG
Proteins encoded:
- a CDS encoding DUF721 domain-containing protein gives rise to the protein MKPPIAEQLHLDQRKLPAEVFNRLSSRAGARKDWKAREESAWNNFGKPGRDPGRLGGVMSVIATDGDWTPHLKLAQLRNHWDQVVGPAIANHSVVTSFNDGVLTINTESNAWATQLTYLIPQLTATIRQRLKGLEIRDIRVTGPQSHNFRRGAGGRRYPNRYMRY
- a CDS encoding DNA replication/repair protein RecF; protein product: MYISRLALDHFRSWPHLVVDFTPGVTILKGANGLGKTNIVEAIEVLSTGSSHRVSSSLPLIERGEARATIRANVNEGADTGTTYEVTIAARGANRGRINGGSSLYMRDIVGKVPSVSFTPDDQRLVAGDPAGRRGFLDQAGSLLVPGYAANLSNANKIAKQRAALLKQLGQRGEPVDAKNAALNGLEIWTGQFIAVGVALTRARAGLIEQLAGPFSRIYDELAGKPQHAGLQYAPSFEEVLDFEQPEPEISKHYQRLYDGEIARGRNLIGPHRDDVTLTLDGMPAREFASNGEMWTMALALKMALFDEITEVQGVKPIVVLDDVFAQLDETRRKQILDFAMQQDQVLITVAAAGDIPSDATRGGDATIINVAELKAGAQDENANLVAQLQAARKNNTVDSDDDSDGARS
- the gyrB gene encoding DNA topoisomerase (ATP-hydrolyzing) subunit B, whose translation is MEAETDELEDAQLDDSLAPDHYDASDLRVLEGLEAVRIRPGMYIGSTGPRGLHHLVYEIVDNSVDEALAGYATHIEVTILPDNGVRVVDNGRGIPVDEVPGEGVSGVETVMTKLHAGGKFGGGGYAVSGGLHGVGISVVNALSTEIDVEVRRQGYHWTQSFKDQKATAPLKQGAPLAEGESTGTSVTFWADPKIFETTEYDFETLRSRFQQMAFLNKGLRITLTDERKHNVAGDEVAGEDDATEEKPETVSYCYQNGIKDYVAYLVKSRKATPIEDEVIDLEAEDLNLGISAEIALQWTTAYSEAVHTFANTISTTEGGTHEEGFRAALTSLVNRYARDKNLLKDKDDNLSGDDVREGLTAVVSVKLTNPQFEGQTKTKLGNSEAKTFVQRVMTDRLGDWFDAHPSDAKNIIQKALEASHARIAAKKARENTRRKSVFETAGMPDKLKDCQSNNPEECELFIVEGDSAGGSAIQGRNPITQAILPLRGKILNTERASIDRIMKSDTIEALITAVGGGYGEDFDLNKVRYHKVIIMADADVDGAHIATLNLTLFFRYMRPMIYAGYVYVAMPPLYRIKWTKGPHSFVYTDAERDRVLKEGKESGRQLPKGEGIQRYKGLGEMSYQELWGTTMDPEHRILKQVTIDDAAQADETFSMLMGDEVEPRREFIQRNAPSAKFIDA